atatattaaaattgtttttcctaTGGACCGGagagatgcacagtggtaggcatttgcctcgcatgcattCAATGggggacaaacccgggtttgattcccggcatcccatatggtccccatgcctgccaggagtgattatgagtgcagagctaggagtaacccctgagtgccaccagtgtggccacaaaacaaacaaacaaacaaaaacaaaactgttttttCTCCAAGTAAAAAAGACATTGATCACTGAAGTTTCTCTAGCAAAGACCAAAAGGCAGAGTAAAACCAAAAGTAGAGTATTTGACAATGAACTTCTGGCTGCCCACAGGCTGGGCATACAACAGGCacacatatttacttatttatttatttttggtttttgagccacacccagctgtgctcagggattattccggctctgcactgaaaaatcactcctggcaggctcaaggaccatatgagataatgAAATCAAACTTGGTGTATCCCGGGTCAGTTGCTATTGATTGCAAGGCAATCAatcgccctattgctgtgctatctctccaaccccaggcaCAAGTATTAGTTCCAATTTATTTGACATCATGGAAAGAACCACATAAATTCAGATTCTCAGGGCCTCTGTACCTGTTGTACATCTTCAGCAGGATCAGAACCACAGCGAAGATGATGATGACAACTACCACAACTGCAGCAACGATGGCTCCAGAACCTACAAGGAGAAGGGGAGAAGTGATAGCAAATGTGCAAAGTGAAACTCTGAGGCAGAGTTGGATCCTGGCTGTGAACAACCATATTCCCCTCTAAGTGGGAAGGGAGGATGCAATATCCTAGACACTAAGTGCTGCCATTTCCCCAGGATAGAGTCACAACCTGAGTGGTATCTGTTCTCACCATGGGGCTTGAAGGCCATGCCTACAGCATATCATTGAGCAAATTCTCTATAGGCCAGCCCCTGTTTCTCTCAACTTCAAATCTCTTTTATGAACTTGGCAAGCAAAACATACTTCCCtcttattgattaattttttgagccattcctggtggtactcaagggatcatatggtgcTAGAGTTTGAACTGGGCCTCCTATTGCAAAGCAGGTATTCCAACTCTTTGGGTTTCCCTCCTAgccctatataatatatattaagtatatatatttaaatgtataaaagatagaatatgattttatatataccaAAACATACAATATAAGCATTATGTCtcaattcttaaaatatatgcGTGCacctaaatgttaaaaaaatgagCCATATCAAAAAGAGGACAATTAATATGATTCTGTTTATACAAGCTCATAACCAGGTTGACCTAATCTAGGGCAACAAAAGTGAGTATGATGGATTTGCTTGGTGTGTGTAGGACAGTCATTGTAAGGGGAGAAGAATATCCAGTAGATGGATGATGGTGTGGTTTTGTTCTGGAGCTGATGACATAGAGGAGCTAATTTTGTTAAAATTCATTCAGTTGCATACCTTTGTGCAGTTTTTAAAAGTCCAACAAgagcaacaaccaaaaaacaccTCTATGTTCAAGCTGGTGAGTCTCAAAATGATTGAAATGGACCTAAATTTCCCCTTATTCATGCAAGTTATTTCTGAAGAGCTAttctcaaaatttttcttttgaggccagagtgattgcacagtggtagggatttgccttgcatgtggccgacccaagacagacctgggttagattcctggcatcccatatgattcccctgagtctgccaggagtgatttctgactgcagagccaggagtaacccctgagcgccaccaggtgtgacccaaagacaaacaaacaaacaaaaaataaaaggaaaagaaaataattgtatgtaggggtaggagagatagtacagtggttagggagtttgccttgcacatggctgactccagTTATATCTGTCATCACTGAaccatcaagaatgattcctgagtgcagagccaggagtaacccctgagccttgctgggtatggtccaaaaacaaacaaaagagaaagtaaGTAATTGTCTGTAAAAGTGGaaagaataggggccgggaaggtggtgctagaggtaaggtgtctgccttacaagcgctagccaaggaacggaccgcggttcgatcccccggcgtcccatatggtccccccaagccaggggtgattcctgagcacatagtcaggagtaacccctgagcgtcaaacgggtgtggcccaaaaacaaaaacaaaaacaaaaagtggaaagaataatgataataattcttttttagatACTCAGCATACATACTGTATTCAGCTCTATAATGAATGGTCACTACTTGCCCTCACATTGATCTTCATTGATATCTCCATTTAtatacgtacacacacacacatacacacatatatgaggAAACTGAGACACACCAATGACGTCTTGGTCACATATCTGGCAAGTGGTCAAACTAGAACCAAGACCTAGGCTCCTGACCTCTACATTAGGATTTGACTATGACACTTGTCCCATCAGTCTCCACCCCCACCCAGAAGCCATCAACCCAGATGACCTTACTCTTGTATAGAAAGTCTTCTTCCCTGTTGGTGACATTCAATGAGAAGGGAGCATTCCCCAAAGGGGTGGCTGTGGTCATCTCGACCCTAATGAAAACAAAGACAACATTTTGTTTAAAACCAGAGTGGGCCTTAGAATTACTGCGTAAGGTCTTTTTTGATTTTCATCTGGCTAACCAAAGATAATTTTAGACTGTGTTCATTTTATATACACTCTTATATGTCCTGTAGAGAACAAATTGGTAAAGAAGCATTTACATAGATATAAAACAGAATACTCTGCAGCTCTAAGAGAAAATGAAATCTTGCAATGAAATCattgcaatgtggatggacctagaagaAGTCATGTAAAGTAAACTGATTCAGCGGAAGACAGGCAAACAGTGGTTAACCTCACTGATCTGTGATATATAGAAAATGAAACATGGGAATAAACAGTATCAAATGATGATAAACCCTTGGTCTTAAATGACAAAACTGGGATCATCAAAGTCAAAAAGAGAAGCTGAGGAGAAGATGAAGGGTATGAATTAAGAGTAATATTAGGACATAGGTGGAaggtctttttgtttatttatttggggctcacctggtgatattcaggacttccttttggctctgtgctctggaattacttctggtaggcttgggaaacctatgggatgcaggggattaaaaCTAGGTGAGCTGcctgcatggcaagcaccttatcttctgtactatcactccagcctattgGTGGAGGTCTAGGTCCCTTTGAAGGTAATGAGGTATGGTCACAGTGATCATGAAGATCATAAATTTTCATATTATTGTAGACATGTTACTTAaactacaataataaaattaaaaacagcaatcatatttattaaattcCTTCTTTATTGTGGGGGAGGGTAGCATATCAGTGGCTTTCAGGGTCTACCCTTTGCTCTGTGgttaggggttgctcctagcagtttcagggatcaaatttgagtcTCTTCCACACAAAATATGCATTGAGTCTCACTGAGTTCATTGAGCTCTTTCTCCAGTCCTTGTAAAGAGTTTATCTTAATTTCTGAAGGAAAAGTGGGTATTACTGCctttttgtttgtgaaaccacAGCCCTCAAAGGTATGTGGAATTCTAAGGTAACCCAGCAAAATTTAGTCAGGGTATTTACCTCTTGCTCTTTCACTATCCCCAGTGATGCCTAAAATCATTCctcttttcaaaagaaatatgaTCTCAGGAGACAAAATATATAGAAGGGGTAAACAACTTGGTATTATTCAGCAATAAACAGCAGGAGCCATTGGGTAGTACAGAAGAATCTCATGGATTGTTTTTGTGGGGGCAACAACCAgagatactcaggaattactcctggctctgagggaCCCaaaaacatatgagatgccggggatcaaacccaggttggccatgtgcaagacaagagccttacccactgtgctattgctctgaccccaaaatcTTGAAGGGAGCGTACTTTATGGGGTGATAAGAGGGAGAAAGTGGGTAGCAGGTGGTCCTAAACAGGGAGAAAAACATTTTGAGTAGTAGCCATGCATCAGGCTGTCACAGGCAACTTCACATGCAGATGGTTTAATTCTCTCAGtaatctacttttttttggggggagggggcacacccggcaatgcttaggggttactcctggctgcctgctcagaaatagctcctggcaggcacgggggaccatatgggacaccgggattcgaaccaaccacctttggtcctggatcggctgcttgcaaggcaaacgccactgtgctatctctccaggtcccctACATTTTGATGCTGAGAAAATTGAGGCTCAGAGAAGTTGAGTGAATGGACCAAAGGCACATGGCTAGGAAGGAAGATATGAAGCTTGGACTCACACATAGAATTATCTAGACTTAGTTGAAGAAGAAATGGAGTCTCACTATGGCCATTAAATCTtcaggggtccggagagatagtatggaggtaaggcgtttgccttgcttccaGAAGGACGGTtttttgaattccggcatcccatttcatatggtcccttgagcctgccaggggcaatttctgagcgtagagccaggagtgacccctgagcactgctgggtgtgaccctccccccaaaaaacagaacaaaacaagtcTTTAGGAGAAGAGAAACTACATATTTAACAGACTATTTGTGCATATATtcgaaatatttttttttttgggggggcacacctggtgtcgctcaggggttactcctggctatgtgttcagaagtcgctccttgggggaccatatggtacgccgggggaccgaaccatggtccgtctaggctagcactggcaaggcagacaccttacctctagtgccaccatgccggcccccttgaaatatttttaaatttaaattttgaatatttgagCCACATATGATGGTTTTACCTCTGACTttatgctcaaaagtcactcacttctgatgatgctcaggtaactatatgtgatgccagggaatgaataaAGGTTGGATTacatgcaaggcagtcaccttaaaTCCTCTACTATTTCTCAGGACacatttaaactttttgtttctgcttttatttttgtgtttggaccacaccaggaagtactcagggctttttactggctttgtgctcagggatcaattctggtggagctcaaggaaccatatagaatgctgggaattgaatctggggtcAGACCATacgcaaggcaaaccccctacttactgtactatttctcaggacaattacattttttaattttttctctcctcccccatttttaaaatttttattttactttttttttgtttgcttttgggccacacctcttggctatgcactcacaaatcagtcctggcttggggcaccctaTGAGACTCAGAgagattgaactgcggtcagtcctaggctagtgcttgcaaggtgccaccgctctggccccacattttttaaattttttttttttttttttggtttttgggccacacccggtaatgctcaggggttactcctggctatgcgctcagaagtcgctcctggcttgggggaccatatgggacaccgggggatcgaaccgcggtccgtccaaggctagcgcaggcaaggcaggcaccttacctcttgcgccaccgcccggccccacattttttaaatttttaattaaaattaattaaacttttaaaaagtacaaaatatagGGTTAGAAAGATAGCTTAAAGAGTTGAGCATATGTTTTGTACATGGGAGAACCGGGTTCACTCCTAGCAATGCATGGCTTCCAACCAcagctgggagtgattcctaaagAACTCA
This window of the Suncus etruscus isolate mSunEtr1 chromosome 6, mSunEtr1.pri.cur, whole genome shotgun sequence genome carries:
- the NCMAP gene encoding noncompact myelin-associated protein; its protein translation is MTTATPLGNAPFSLNVTNREEDFLYKSSGAIVAAVVVVVIIIFAVVLILLKMYNRKMRTRRELEPKGPKPTPISAPGPNNNSSQHPATVTFSPVDIHVENR